GCCGCGCGCGCCATCACGGCCGTGCTGCAAGGCGGCTTCTTGCCGCGCACGCTCGAGCTGCTCGATCCGAACGCGGTGCGCGCGGTGAACGGTCGCGGCTTCGATTTTCCGAGCGGGACGGCCGCGGCGATCATCGCCGAGGTCGATGGCAGCGACGCCGACGCGTGCCTGGCCGAGCTGGCGAAGTTGTGCGAGCTCGCGCAGGCGCAGGGCGCGCGCGAGGCGCTCGTGGCCCAGAACCCGGCGCAGCGGGAGCAGTTGTGGGCCGCGCGGCGCAAGGTGTCGCCGGCGCTGCGGCAGCTCGCCAAGCACAAGCTCAGCGAGGACATCGTCGTGCCCCGCAGCCAGATCCCCGCGATGATCTCGGCCACGCACGAGATGGGGAAGCGCCTGGGGCTCGAGGTCGCGACCTACGGCCACGCGGGTGACGGCAACCTGCACGCCAACGTGCTCTATGGCGGCCCAGAGGACCTGCCGCGGGTGGACGAGGCGATGGCGACCATCATGCGCGACGCCGTCCGGCTCGGCGGGACCATCACCGGCGAGCACGGCGTGGGCGTGGCCAAGCGGAAGTACCTGGCGCTCGAGCAGTCGAGCGCGCTCATCGCGCTGCAGCGCGGCTTGCAGCGCTTCTTCGATCCCGCGGGCATCATGAACCCCGGCAAGATCTTCCCCGACCCGTGAACGCTCTCGAGAAGTTGCAGCGTGAGATCATCTCGTGCCGGAAG
The Deltaproteobacteria bacterium DNA segment above includes these coding regions:
- a CDS encoding FAD-binding protein, whose protein sequence is MKLLPQLREIFGEALSVDAEKRAEYGRDESDMGVHPPEAIVFASATEQVSRLLALCQRQRVPVVPVGARSGKSGGSLSVKGGVALSLERMNRIVEVNAGDLTATVQPGVILGDLMRAVEAQGLFYPPDPNSLEVCTLGGNIAENAGGPRALKYGVTRDYVLGMEWVTPTGDVLHVGKQTIKGVAGYDLVGLFVGSEGTLGVATEITLQLIPLPRAVQTALLLFGSLDDAARAITAVLQGGFLPRTLELLDPNAVRAVNGRGFDFPSGTAAAIIAEVDGSDADACLAELAKLCELAQAQGAREALVAQNPAQREQLWAARRKVSPALRQLAKHKLSEDIVVPRSQIPAMISATHEMGKRLGLEVATYGHAGDGNLHANVLYGGPEDLPRVDEAMATIMRDAVRLGGTITGEHGVGVAKRKYLALEQSSALIALQRGLQRFFDPAGIMNPGKIFPDP